The Mycolicibacterium parafortuitum nucleotide sequence CCGGCCAAACCGCAGTCCGGGCCGGGACCGGCTGCGGCGGCACCTCCTGCGGCCGAGCCGACCGCGACCCCGTTCGACACCGACGCGACCTGACGGCGCGCCGGGGACGGTCAGCGACCGGCCGGATCCAGGCCCAGTGACATCCCCGCCAGGCCGCGCTTGCGGCTCGACAGCGTATCGGCGATCTTGCGAAGTTCCCTGCCCGCCAAGGAATCCGGGGCGCTGAGCACCAACGGCACCCCCGAGTCGCCCGCGGCCACCAGCTCCGGGTCCAGCGGGACCTGACCGAGCAGCGGCACGTCGGCGCCGACAGCCCGCGACAGGCTCTCGGCGACCTGGCGTCCGCCGCCCTCGCCGAACATCTTCAAGGTGGGGCTGTCGACCATGTTCTCGACGACGCCCGCGATGCGCTGGCGGGTCTGGATCGCGATCGCCCCGGCCCGTTCGGCAACCTCGGCGGCCGCCAGCTGCGGGGTGGTGACGACGAGGATCTCCGCGCCGGGGATGAGCTGCGCCACCGAGATCGCGATGTCGCCGGTGCCGGGCGGCAGATCCAGCAGCAGCACGTCGAGGTCGCCCCAGTACACGTCGGCGAGGAACTGCTGCAGCGCGCGGTGCAGCATCGGTCCGCGCCACACCACCGGGGTGTTGCCCTGGGTGAACATCGCGATCGAGATCACCCGCACGTCGTGGGAGACGGGCGGCAGGATCATCGAGTCGACCTGGGTGGGCCGGTCCTGGGTGCCCATCATCCGGGGCACGGAGTGGCCGTAGATGTCGGCGTCGAGCAGCCCGACGGACAGCCCTCGCGCGGCCATCGCCGCGGCGAGATTGACCGTGACGCTGGACTTGCCGACGCCGCCCTTGCCGGATGCGACCGCGTACACCCGCGTCAGCGATCCGGGCTGCGCGAACGGGATGACCGGCTCGCGCGAGTCGCCACGCAGCAGCTTGCGCAACTCGGCGCGCTGCTCGTCGTTCATCACGTCGAGGGTGACCTTGACCGCGCCGGTGCCCGGGACGTCCTGCACCGCCCGCGTGACGCGGTCGGTGATCTCGGTCTTCTTCGGGCAGGCCGAGGTGGTCAGATACACCTCGACGTGGACCGAGGCGTCGGATTCGACGGTGACGCTTTTGACCATGCCGACTTCGGTGATCGGCCGACGCAACTCGGGGTCGATCACCTTGGTCAGGGCGGCACGTACCGCCGCTTCCAGGTCGTGCGGAGTAGAGGACATCACCGGCGAGTCTAGGCGTCGGCGCGCCGTGGTCACGAATTCGGGCGCGGCGTCAGGCGACAGGCCCGGGCGCCGGTCCCGGAGCGGGACCGGGTGCGGGTCCGGGTGCCGGCGGAAGCCCGACCGGGGCCGGCGGCAGCAGCGGCCCCGGCGCCGGGGGCGCGGCCGGTGCGGGGGCGAGGTTCAGCGGGCCCGCCGGGACGGGTGCGGGCGCAGCTGCCGCGGGCGGCAGGTCCTGGATGCAGAACACCGCGCACTGGGCGGGCTTCTGCGGCGGCTGCTGCACCCACGGCGGCACCCAGGCCGGCGGCGGCGCGGGCACCGCGGGCAGCGGCGCGGCCTGCGGCATCGGGCCCGGAGGCGGACCGAGTGTCTGGCCGGCCCCGAAGCCGGGCAGTCCGGTGTTGATCTGGCTGGCCACGTCGGTGCGTTCCATCAGGGGGATCAGCGACAGCGGATCGCTGGCGGGCAGTCCGGCCGCGTTGATCGGCAACCCGGGGCCCAGCCCGGCGCGCCGGTCCAGGTGCGCGGTCAGCGTCGCGCTCTCGCTGTCGCTCAGCTCGGGGATCGATCCGGTGATCGGCGGCAGGTCCACCGGGACGACGCCGGTCGCGTACGCGGCGGCCCAGCTGAGCACGTTCTGCGCGTAGGCCATCGAGTTGTTGTAGCGCAGGATCGCCGACATCACGTCGGCCTGGTTGCGCAGGTTCAGGCCACCGCTGCACAGGTAGCGCGCGGCGGCCAGGGCCGCGTCGTAGACGTTCTGCACATCGGCCTTGCCGTCACCGTCACCGTCGGAGGCGTAGCGCGACCAGGTGCCGGGCAGGAACTGCATCGGCCCCATCGCCCGCGCGTACACGACGCGGTCGGCGGTGCGGCTCTCGACGATGACCTCGTTGCCCGGCAGCGTGCCGTCCAGCGTGGGACCGTAGATCGGGCGGACGGCGGTGCCGCGCGCATCGGTCGCGCCGCCGTAGGAGTGCATCGACTCGATGCGGCCGATGCCGGCCAGCAGGTTCCAGCTGACGCCGCATCCGGGGTACGCGGCGGCCATCATGGCCTCGGCGTTGCGGTAGGCCGCCAGGTTCACCGACGGGATGCGCAGTGTCCCGGGCGCGTTGACGACGGTCGGCGGCGGCGGGGCCGACGCGGTGCTGGCGACCGTGCGCAGCGGGGCGGGCGGTTTGGCGACCGCGACCACGGACGGGCCCGAACGGTCGACGACGGTGGCTCCGGTCGGGGCTCCGATAGCGGCCAGCGGCATCACCGCGGTGTCGCGGGTCGGGTCGATCGTCACGGGCGCGGAGGCGCCGACGGCGCCGGCGAGAACCAGGGGAGTCAGCACGGCAGCCACACCAACCGCAGGATTGCGAACGACGTGCCCTGCTCGACGCCGCGCTGCGCGGAGGGCGGGTCCTCCCCCTATGTGCACTCAACCGTCCTAGCTGTGAGATCGCTTGTGAACCCCGTCACCATACCTATTCGGCAACGGCGGTGTAACGGCATTCGATCAGCCGTGTCCGGTGGATTTCTTGGCCTTACGTTCGCCGGTGTCGTGTTTGCTCGTTCCGTCGGCGCCGTCGACGGCGTGCTCGTGCAGCTTCTCCAGCATGTCGCGCACCTCGTCGAGTTCGCGGCGCAGATAGTCGCGGGTGGCGACCTCGCCGACAGCCAGCCGTAGCGCGGCGAGTTCGCGGGCCAGGAATTCGGTGTCGGCCTTGGTCTGCTCGGCCCGTCGGCGGTCCTCCTCCAGCGACACCCGGTCCCGGTTCTCCTGGCGGTTCTGCGCGAGCAGGATCAGCGGCGCCGCGTACGCCGCCTGCGTCGAGAACGCGAGGTTGAGCAGGATGAACGGGTACGGGTCCCACTGCCAGGCGAACGCGCCGAAGTTCAGCGCGATCCAGACGATGACGACGATGGTCTGGATCGCCAGATACCGCCCGGTGCCGAGGAACCGGGCGATGCGCTCGCTGAATCGGCCGACCGCCTCGATGTCGAGCCGCGGCCCCAGGAACCGGGACATCCGCGGCGTGTCGAGGCGCTGCCGCGATGATTCGCTCATGTCGTCTTCTCCGCGGTGACGATCAGCGGCTCGGATTCGTTCTCACGCCAGTTGTCGGGCAGCAGGTGGTCGAGCACGTCGTCGACCGACACGGCGCCGAGAAGGTGGTTCTGGTCGTCGACCACCGGGCCGCACACCAGGTTGTACGCGGCGAAGTATCGGGTCAGGGCGCCGAGGGAGTCCTCGGGAGACAGATTC carries:
- a CDS encoding Mrp/NBP35 family ATP-binding protein — protein: MSSTPHDLEAAVRAALTKVIDPELRRPITEVGMVKSVTVESDASVHVEVYLTTSACPKKTEITDRVTRAVQDVPGTGAVKVTLDVMNDEQRAELRKLLRGDSREPVIPFAQPGSLTRVYAVASGKGGVGKSSVTVNLAAAMAARGLSVGLLDADIYGHSVPRMMGTQDRPTQVDSMILPPVSHDVRVISIAMFTQGNTPVVWRGPMLHRALQQFLADVYWGDLDVLLLDLPPGTGDIAISVAQLIPGAEILVVTTPQLAAAEVAERAGAIAIQTRQRIAGVVENMVDSPTLKMFGEGGGRQVAESLSRAVGADVPLLGQVPLDPELVAAGDSGVPLVLSAPDSLAGRELRKIADTLSSRKRGLAGMSLGLDPAGR
- a CDS encoding lytic transglycosylase domain-containing protein is translated as MHIGGGPALRAARRRAGHVVRNPAVGVAAVLTPLVLAGAVGASAPVTIDPTRDTAVMPLAAIGAPTGATVVDRSGPSVVAVAKPPAPLRTVASTASAPPPPTVVNAPGTLRIPSVNLAAYRNAEAMMAAAYPGCGVSWNLLAGIGRIESMHSYGGATDARGTAVRPIYGPTLDGTLPGNEVIVESRTADRVVYARAMGPMQFLPGTWSRYASDGDGDGKADVQNVYDAALAAARYLCSGGLNLRNQADVMSAILRYNNSMAYAQNVLSWAAAYATGVVPVDLPPITGSIPELSDSESATLTAHLDRRAGLGPGLPINAAGLPASDPLSLIPLMERTDVASQINTGLPGFGAGQTLGPPPGPMPQAAPLPAVPAPPPAWVPPWVQQPPQKPAQCAVFCIQDLPPAAAAPAPVPAGPLNLAPAPAAPPAPGPLLPPAPVGLPPAPGPAPGPAPGPAPGPVA
- a CDS encoding DUF1003 domain-containing protein produces the protein MSESSRQRLDTPRMSRFLGPRLDIEAVGRFSERIARFLGTGRYLAIQTIVVIVWIALNFGAFAWQWDPYPFILLNLAFSTQAAYAAPLILLAQNRQENRDRVSLEEDRRRAEQTKADTEFLARELAALRLAVGEVATRDYLRRELDEVRDMLEKLHEHAVDGADGTSKHDTGERKAKKSTGHG